A part of Bombus huntii isolate Logan2020A chromosome 16, iyBomHunt1.1, whole genome shotgun sequence genomic DNA contains:
- the LOC126874422 gene encoding uncharacterized protein LOC126874422 isoform X2, which produces MSNTFSGQRWIVQRESRGSFKVGGDQCPMAWTGTQRWRNPAPEGDDVQRSIELLDKVLSEYDEHEAEGEGGGGVGVGSGGGGGGGGGGGGDGSGGGSGGGVGDCGSSTEPSIGLTPDDESPSLGHQSEDDGYMSMNGRKAKMALIALRPVPDCPEPQDLAGISTQEFPPPPEEAERIISTLLPMVSPGNSSKRNQGHSSSRRSGRQQWMIAMEDSIRHGNGSTVTTQTTLPKTRHQRPYGWENGNSEALKLAQPPSPPSKFASLPYDGKVSFGWIPPRTNPTTIEKHREVRRRSSEEDGLEANKNHRQSFDKDRTPHLRKQRQSNEITKSSSVEDRLLMNHEQSEQNSRRRNDSDSSEGRFSRNSESERSSIPRSSSVSVERYSMRATCGSSDFSRANSTSNERFHSDFSIAVASASSNDRVSVPTSDPFSIRNLDFVSFSLPTRTDSNERFSAPTSDRCSEERYSDMFSTRNSDFSTRNSTDFRTQSEEERFSDDSLEELLPPPPPISKRHSIAWEVPLEDDPLYAPGSTKVIGRRRRKSSDVSSVGSASKLRDFDDWQDPRLSTTDDDLVSPYSDSSTNELDQIRPQELTKNGTYVIRRGRKKERKSLPKVPTKTKSLSFENNEENRLSDVKRYSSTFDNIRSLLRENKLDEPMNDPPMEFPPSVPPDLVRVVSLPAINDETGNWPRELEVTVEEEESSDLSDKDKKPREMFELLQLSSSLSSTDNPEKDRIDVDLSNQESRNATTELNSTCNGVSLSASNSYSKGFTGLTPSSGNVFNEEPRKSPNCSNEHRLTSKIPVNLLIEDQIVKKALKENRRQLEKVSDAIKEIENVKNSESYSESKTRWARSGEAKQPLARKSSLDSESNDRGVVDRSGARKQHHDSDFDSDTASKTSPETTDIEAKRTNGSDIYASGKRLRQNGVVETHKNDQKQIENVIDAILEDSKNPDFQVSVEVLEFPPLPPSPVEEADEESSDIGQTAAIVSKPKNHSNRTMEYRPRVPPHRGPVANHSLSDSKDQQTSLNTRSMDAGFSRGKKIPNNNNKKQIPVERRTLPTDLPGPSRRRPFTKRHSPSAEPCSSVGNGGCSSSTNANGANNGACSSSSGTTGNIATGTSGMQTSCSLPETPVFARGSDIPRTPQHASNSTQMRRQPGWYAPTTATTGYRRNNPGLEQAIIGTELLRLAGGPNRGWYPTRKANQPRPASIEHLERLNNAYDPRLAGSGDQRKPLTLPTNITPNKYFGQSKHSSASSTREALRRVTSLLIKKGSGSKDGKSGKDNASPCGPYAAAECGDAPKKKGFFKGFWKRSRHYSLENQ; this is translated from the exons GTCGGGGGCGATCAATGCCCGATGGCGTGGACTGGAACGCAACGCTGGAGAAATCCTGCTCCAGA AGGTGACGATGTacaacgatcgatcgagctGCTGGACAAAGTGCTCTCAGAGTACGACGAGCACGAAGCAGAGGGCGAAGGTGGTGGAGGCGTCGGCGTCGGCAgtggcggtggcggcggcggtggcggtggcggtggcggcgaCGGTAGTGGAGGTGGCAGCGGCGGAGGTGTTGGGGATTGTGGCAGCAGCACCGAACCGAGTATTGGCCTCACACCCGACGACGAAAGTCCGTCCTTAG GGCATCAATCCGAGGACGACGGTTACATGAGTATGAATGGACGAAAAGCGAAGATGGCCCTGATAGCGCTGCGTCCAGTTCCAGATTGTCCAGAGCCACAGGATCTCGCGGGAATATCTACGCAAGAATTTCCGCCACCGCCGGAAGAAGCCGAACGAATCATTTCTACTTTGTTGCCCAT GGTATCGCCTGGAAATTCTTCGAAGAGAAACCAAGGTCACTCCTCTTCTCGTCGAAGCGGTCGCCAACAGTGGATGATAGCCATGGAGGACAGCATACGACATGGAAACGGTAGCACGGTTACCACTCAAACGACTCTC CCCAAAACTCGACATCAGAGACCGTATGGCTGGGAAAACGGGAACAGCGAAGCATTGAAATTGGCTCAACCTCCGAGCCCGCCGAGCAAATTCGCCAGCTTACCATACGATGGTAAGGTGTCTTTCGGTTGGATCCCGCCACGAACCAATCCAACTACCATCGAGAAGCACCGCGAGGTTAGACGTCGATCATCGGAAGAAGATGGCCTCGAGGCGAACAAAAATCATCGACAGAGCTTCGACAAGGATCGAACGCCTCATCTACGAAAGCAACGTCAGAGTAACGAAATCACCAAGTCGAGCAGCGTGGAGGATCGTCTGCTGATGAATCACGAGCAATCCGAGCAGAACAGccgaagaagaaacgattcTGACTCGAGCGAAGGCAGATTCTCGAGAAACTCCGAATCAGAGAGATCTTCTATCCCACGGTCGAGCTCGGTCAGCGTCGAAAGATATTCGATGCGAGCTACTTGCGGATCATCCGACTTCTCCAGGGCGAACTCCACCTCGAACGAAAGATTCCACTCAGATTTTTCGATAGCCGTGGCCAGTGCCAGTTCCAACGATCGAGTCTCCGTGCCAACGTCCGATCCTTTCTCCATTCGAAATCTCGACTTCGTTTCCTTCTCTTTGCCGACCAGAACAGACTCCAATGAAAGATTCTCGGCACCAACTTCGGACAGGTGTTCGGAGGAACGCTACTCGGACATGTTCTCCACGAGGAATTCGGACTTCTCCACGAGGAATTCCACAGACTTTAGGACTCAATCTGAGGAGGAGAGATTTTCTGACGACTCGTTGGAGGAGCTTCTGCCTCCTCCCCCGCCCATCAGTAAGAGACATTCTATTGCTTGGGAAGTACCTCTGGAGGATGATCCACTTTATGCTCCCGGAAGTACCAAGGTGATTGGTAGGAGACGACGTAAAAGCAGCGACGTGTCCA gcGTCGGATCAGCATCGAAACTACGCGACTTCGACGACTGGCAAGATCCCCGGTTATCGACCACTGACGATGATCTAGTCTCTCCGTACTCGGACTCCTCGACGAACGAGCTTGATCAGATACGACCCCAAGAACTAACCAAGAACGGCACTTACGTGATACGTCGTGGtcgaaagaaagaacgaaaaagTTTACCAAAAGTCCCGACCAAAACCAAAAGCTTATCGTTTGAGAATAACGAGGAGAATCGGTTGTCCGACGTGAAACGATACTCGAGTACTTTCGATAATATTAGAAGTCTCCTGAGAGAAAATAAACTGGACGAACCTATGAACGATCCACCGATGGAATTTCCACCGTCGGTTCCACCCGACCTGGTCAGAGTCGTTTCTCTTCCAGCGATTAACGACGAAACCGGCAATTGGCCGCGAGAATTGGAAGTAACTgtcgaagaggaagaaagttCAGACCTTTCAGACAAGGATAAGAAACCTCGGGAGATGTTCGAGCTGCTCCAGTTGTCGTCCTCGTTATCGTCCACCGACAATCCTGAGAAAGACAGAATCGATGTCGATTTGTCGAATCAAGAATCGAGAAACGCTACTACCGAGTTGAACAGCACGTGCAACGGAGTTTCGCTATCAGCCTCTAACAGCTATTCGAAAGGGTTCACTGGCTTAACACCGTCTAGTGGGAATGTGTTTAACGAGGAACCAAGAAAATCTCCAAATTGTAGTAACGAACATCGATTAACGTCCAAGATCCCTGTTAACTTACTGATTGAAGATCAGATTGTGAAAAAAGCTTTGAAGGAAAATCGTAGACAATTGGAGAAGGTCAGTGATGCGATCAAGGAAATTGAGAATGTGAAGAATAGCGAGTCTTATTCGGAGAGCAAGACACGATGGGCAAGGAGTGGAGAAGCGAAGCAACCATTGGCAAGAAAAAGCAGTCTTGACAGCGAATCGAATGATCGTGGAGTTGTGGATCGAAGTGGAGCGAGGAAACAGCATCATGATTCGGATTTTGATTCGGATACAGCGTCTAAAACCAGTCCTGAAACAACGGATATAGAGGCGAAAAGAACTAATGGGTCGGATATCTATGCGTCGGGAAAAAGATTGAGACAGAATGGAGTTGTTGAGACTCATAAGAATGATCAGAAGCAGATTGAAAATGTGATCGACGCTATTCTTGAAGATTCCAAGAATCCAGATTTTCAG GTGAGCGTGGAAGTTCTTGAGTTTCCTCCGTTACCACCATCGCCTGTCGAGGAAGCGGACGAAGAAAGTTCAGACATCGGTCAGACTGCCGCAATCGTCTCTAAGCCAAAAAATCATAGCAATCGAACGATGGAGTACAGACCTAGGGTACCGCCTCATCGTGGACCTGTTGCTAATCATTCCCTCTCGGATTCGAAAGATCAACAAACGTCTCTCAATACCAGATCCATGGATGCTGGATTTTCTCGGG GTAAAAAGATAcctaataataacaataagaaG CAAATACCCGTAGAACGAAGGACTTTGCCTACGGACCTACCTGGACCTTCACGACGACGTCCCTTCACCAAGAGACATTCGCCATCGGCGGAACCGTGCTCCTCAGTTGGAAATGGGGGCTGTAGTAGCAGTACTAACGCAAACGGGGCAAACAACGGAGCTTGTAGCAGCAGCAGTGGAACCACCGGTAACATAGCGACTGGTACCAGCGGAATGCAAACCTCTTGTTCGCTTCCAGAAACCCCTGTTTTCGCTAGAGGGAGCGACATTCCCAGAACTCCCCAGCATGCCAGCAATTCGACACAGATGCGTCGACAACCTGGTTGGTACGCTCCAACCACGGCTACCACCGG GTATCGCAGGAATAACCCGGGTTTGGAACAGGCGATAATCGGAACCGAGTTGTTGCGATTAGCCGGTGGCCCGAATCGTGGATGGTACCCGACGAGGAAGGCGAACCAACCGCGGCCAGCCTCGATCGAGCATCTCGAAAGACTAAACAACGCGTACGATCCACGCTTGGCTGGCTCCGGAGACCAAAGGAAACCATTGACTCTGCCGACAAACATCACACCGAACAAATACTTCGGCCAAAGTAAGCACAGCTCCGCCTCCAGTACTCGCGAGGCGCTACGGAGGGTCACTAGCTTGCTCATCAAGAAAG GAAGCGGCAGCAAGGATGGCAAAAGTGGAAAGGACAATGCATCACCGTGTGGCCCATACGCAG
- the LOC126874422 gene encoding uncharacterized protein LOC126874422 isoform X4, with translation MSNTFSGQRWIVQRESRGSFKVGGDQCPMAWTGTQRWRNPAPEGDDVQRSIELLDKVLSEYDEHEAEGEGGGGVGVGSGGGGGGGGGGGGDGSGGGSGGGVGDCGSSTEPSIGLTPDDESPSLGHQSEDDGYMSMNGRKAKMALIALRPVPDCPEPQDLAGISTQEFPPPPEEAERIISTLLPMVSPGNSSKRNQGHSSSRRSGRQQWMIAMEDSIRHGNGSTVTTQTTLPKTRHQRPYGWENGNSEALKLAQPPSPPSKFASLPYDGKVSFGWIPPRTNPTTIEKHREVRRRSSEEDGLEANKNHRQSFDKDRTPHLRKQRQSNEITKSSSVEDRLLMNHEQSEQNSRRRNDSDSSEGRFSRNSESERSSIPRSSSVSVERYSMRATCGSSDFSRANSTSNERFHSDFSIAVASASSNDRVSVPTSDPFSIRNLDFVSFSLPTRTDSNERFSAPTSDRCSEERYSDMFSTRNSDFSTRNSTDFRTQSEEERFSDDSLEELLPPPPPISKRHSIAWEVPLEDDPLYAPGSTKVIGRRRRKSSDVSSVGSASKLRDFDDWQDPRLSTTDDDLVSPYSDSSTNELDQIRPQELTKNGTYVIRRGRKKERKSLPKVPTKTKSLSFENNEENRLSDVKRYSSTFDNIRSLLRENKLDEPMNDPPMEFPPSVPPDLVRVVSLPAINDETGNWPRELEVTVEEEESSDLSDKDKKPREMFELLQLSSSLSSTDNPEKDRIDVDLSNQESRNATTELNSTCNGVSLSASNSYSKGFTGLTPSSGNVFNEEPRKSPNCSNEHRLTSKIPVNLLIEDQIVKKALKENRRQLEKVSDAIKEIENVKNSESYSESKTRWARSGEAKQPLARKSSLDSESNDRGVVDRSGARKQHHDSDFDSDTASKTSPETTDIEAKRTNGSDIYASGKRLRQNGVVETHKNDQKQIENVIDAILEDSKNPDFQVSVEVLEFPPLPPSPVEEADEESSDIGQTAAIVSKPKNHSNRTMEYRPRVPPHRGPVANHSLSDSKDQQTSLNTRSMDAGFSRGKRTTPSATNSRREQIPVERRTLPTDLPGPSRRRPFTKRHSPSAEPCSSVGNGGCSSSTNANGANNGACSSSSGTTGNIATGTSGMQTSCSLPETPVFARGSDIPRTPQHASNSTQMRRQPGWYAPTTATTGYRRNNPGLEQAIIGTELLRLAGGPNRGWYPTRKANQPRPASIEHLERLNNAYDPRLAGSGDQRKPLTLPTNITPNKYFGQRSGSKDGKSGKDNASPCGPYAAAECGDAPKKKGFFKGFWKRSRHYSLENQ, from the exons GTCGGGGGCGATCAATGCCCGATGGCGTGGACTGGAACGCAACGCTGGAGAAATCCTGCTCCAGA AGGTGACGATGTacaacgatcgatcgagctGCTGGACAAAGTGCTCTCAGAGTACGACGAGCACGAAGCAGAGGGCGAAGGTGGTGGAGGCGTCGGCGTCGGCAgtggcggtggcggcggcggtggcggtggcggtggcggcgaCGGTAGTGGAGGTGGCAGCGGCGGAGGTGTTGGGGATTGTGGCAGCAGCACCGAACCGAGTATTGGCCTCACACCCGACGACGAAAGTCCGTCCTTAG GGCATCAATCCGAGGACGACGGTTACATGAGTATGAATGGACGAAAAGCGAAGATGGCCCTGATAGCGCTGCGTCCAGTTCCAGATTGTCCAGAGCCACAGGATCTCGCGGGAATATCTACGCAAGAATTTCCGCCACCGCCGGAAGAAGCCGAACGAATCATTTCTACTTTGTTGCCCAT GGTATCGCCTGGAAATTCTTCGAAGAGAAACCAAGGTCACTCCTCTTCTCGTCGAAGCGGTCGCCAACAGTGGATGATAGCCATGGAGGACAGCATACGACATGGAAACGGTAGCACGGTTACCACTCAAACGACTCTC CCCAAAACTCGACATCAGAGACCGTATGGCTGGGAAAACGGGAACAGCGAAGCATTGAAATTGGCTCAACCTCCGAGCCCGCCGAGCAAATTCGCCAGCTTACCATACGATGGTAAGGTGTCTTTCGGTTGGATCCCGCCACGAACCAATCCAACTACCATCGAGAAGCACCGCGAGGTTAGACGTCGATCATCGGAAGAAGATGGCCTCGAGGCGAACAAAAATCATCGACAGAGCTTCGACAAGGATCGAACGCCTCATCTACGAAAGCAACGTCAGAGTAACGAAATCACCAAGTCGAGCAGCGTGGAGGATCGTCTGCTGATGAATCACGAGCAATCCGAGCAGAACAGccgaagaagaaacgattcTGACTCGAGCGAAGGCAGATTCTCGAGAAACTCCGAATCAGAGAGATCTTCTATCCCACGGTCGAGCTCGGTCAGCGTCGAAAGATATTCGATGCGAGCTACTTGCGGATCATCCGACTTCTCCAGGGCGAACTCCACCTCGAACGAAAGATTCCACTCAGATTTTTCGATAGCCGTGGCCAGTGCCAGTTCCAACGATCGAGTCTCCGTGCCAACGTCCGATCCTTTCTCCATTCGAAATCTCGACTTCGTTTCCTTCTCTTTGCCGACCAGAACAGACTCCAATGAAAGATTCTCGGCACCAACTTCGGACAGGTGTTCGGAGGAACGCTACTCGGACATGTTCTCCACGAGGAATTCGGACTTCTCCACGAGGAATTCCACAGACTTTAGGACTCAATCTGAGGAGGAGAGATTTTCTGACGACTCGTTGGAGGAGCTTCTGCCTCCTCCCCCGCCCATCAGTAAGAGACATTCTATTGCTTGGGAAGTACCTCTGGAGGATGATCCACTTTATGCTCCCGGAAGTACCAAGGTGATTGGTAGGAGACGACGTAAAAGCAGCGACGTGTCCA gcGTCGGATCAGCATCGAAACTACGCGACTTCGACGACTGGCAAGATCCCCGGTTATCGACCACTGACGATGATCTAGTCTCTCCGTACTCGGACTCCTCGACGAACGAGCTTGATCAGATACGACCCCAAGAACTAACCAAGAACGGCACTTACGTGATACGTCGTGGtcgaaagaaagaacgaaaaagTTTACCAAAAGTCCCGACCAAAACCAAAAGCTTATCGTTTGAGAATAACGAGGAGAATCGGTTGTCCGACGTGAAACGATACTCGAGTACTTTCGATAATATTAGAAGTCTCCTGAGAGAAAATAAACTGGACGAACCTATGAACGATCCACCGATGGAATTTCCACCGTCGGTTCCACCCGACCTGGTCAGAGTCGTTTCTCTTCCAGCGATTAACGACGAAACCGGCAATTGGCCGCGAGAATTGGAAGTAACTgtcgaagaggaagaaagttCAGACCTTTCAGACAAGGATAAGAAACCTCGGGAGATGTTCGAGCTGCTCCAGTTGTCGTCCTCGTTATCGTCCACCGACAATCCTGAGAAAGACAGAATCGATGTCGATTTGTCGAATCAAGAATCGAGAAACGCTACTACCGAGTTGAACAGCACGTGCAACGGAGTTTCGCTATCAGCCTCTAACAGCTATTCGAAAGGGTTCACTGGCTTAACACCGTCTAGTGGGAATGTGTTTAACGAGGAACCAAGAAAATCTCCAAATTGTAGTAACGAACATCGATTAACGTCCAAGATCCCTGTTAACTTACTGATTGAAGATCAGATTGTGAAAAAAGCTTTGAAGGAAAATCGTAGACAATTGGAGAAGGTCAGTGATGCGATCAAGGAAATTGAGAATGTGAAGAATAGCGAGTCTTATTCGGAGAGCAAGACACGATGGGCAAGGAGTGGAGAAGCGAAGCAACCATTGGCAAGAAAAAGCAGTCTTGACAGCGAATCGAATGATCGTGGAGTTGTGGATCGAAGTGGAGCGAGGAAACAGCATCATGATTCGGATTTTGATTCGGATACAGCGTCTAAAACCAGTCCTGAAACAACGGATATAGAGGCGAAAAGAACTAATGGGTCGGATATCTATGCGTCGGGAAAAAGATTGAGACAGAATGGAGTTGTTGAGACTCATAAGAATGATCAGAAGCAGATTGAAAATGTGATCGACGCTATTCTTGAAGATTCCAAGAATCCAGATTTTCAG GTGAGCGTGGAAGTTCTTGAGTTTCCTCCGTTACCACCATCGCCTGTCGAGGAAGCGGACGAAGAAAGTTCAGACATCGGTCAGACTGCCGCAATCGTCTCTAAGCCAAAAAATCATAGCAATCGAACGATGGAGTACAGACCTAGGGTACCGCCTCATCGTGGACCTGTTGCTAATCATTCCCTCTCGGATTCGAAAGATCAACAAACGTCTCTCAATACCAGATCCATGGATGCTGGATTTTCTCGGGGTAAAAGAACAACACCTAGTGCCACCAATTCCAGACGAGAG CAAATACCCGTAGAACGAAGGACTTTGCCTACGGACCTACCTGGACCTTCACGACGACGTCCCTTCACCAAGAGACATTCGCCATCGGCGGAACCGTGCTCCTCAGTTGGAAATGGGGGCTGTAGTAGCAGTACTAACGCAAACGGGGCAAACAACGGAGCTTGTAGCAGCAGCAGTGGAACCACCGGTAACATAGCGACTGGTACCAGCGGAATGCAAACCTCTTGTTCGCTTCCAGAAACCCCTGTTTTCGCTAGAGGGAGCGACATTCCCAGAACTCCCCAGCATGCCAGCAATTCGACACAGATGCGTCGACAACCTGGTTGGTACGCTCCAACCACGGCTACCACCGG GTATCGCAGGAATAACCCGGGTTTGGAACAGGCGATAATCGGAACCGAGTTGTTGCGATTAGCCGGTGGCCCGAATCGTGGATGGTACCCGACGAGGAAGGCGAACCAACCGCGGCCAGCCTCGATCGAGCATCTCGAAAGACTAAACAACGCGTACGATCCACGCTTGGCTGGCTCCGGAGACCAAAGGAAACCATTGACTCTGCCGACAAACATCACACCGAACAAATACTTCGGCCAAA GAAGCGGCAGCAAGGATGGCAAAAGTGGAAAGGACAATGCATCACCGTGTGGCCCATACGCAG